In the genome of Deltaproteobacteria bacterium, the window CGTTCCATGTGGCCCGGTCGTTGCAATAGCGCCGCCGCGCCACGAAGGAGGCCCCCATGTTCGCATCTTCCGCTCGCAGCAGAACGCTTTCGGCTCTCTCCTTGTTCGTCACGCTGGCGGCCAGCTCGGCGGCGAGCGCGCGCGACACGTCGAACGACGAGCAGGTGCGGGCCATCGTGGCGGCAGCCACCGCGGACCTCGACCGGAGCGGCAAGGTCGCCGGGCTCTTCGGCCAGGCTTTCGCCGGGGCGATCGGCCTTGGCGACACCCCCAATGGCCGCTTCACCGCGGTGGTGAACGGCAAGAACGCGCGGGTCGAGGCCGTGAACGGCGAAGGGAAGACGCAGGTCGTGCTCGAGGTCGAGCAGGGCCGCGGGCTCTTCGGGGCGCTCTTCGGCGTGCGCAAGGTGAAGGCCGCGTCGCTCGCCACGGCTACCAACACCCCGGAGCAGGGGCAGCCCGTCCACACCGCCGTGGCGCAGACCGTGACGCTGACGTCGATTCGCCTGCTGCCCGGTGTGCGCCTCAGCTACCTCAAGAACGCGAACCAGACGACGCAGAAGGAGGAGCCCGCGCGCTCCTCGGAGGCGATGCTACGCGTGATGCTGAGCCAGGCCGGACCGCGCGTCACGGGGCTGACGGTCCTCAAGGTGGGGCACAACTACGGCATCAAGGTCGGGAAGCTGACGGGCTGGATGAGCCGCCAGACGGGTCGCGCCGAGCGCACGACCACGCACTAACGCATCTATCGAGGGGAGGGCTCGCTCCTTCTCCCGGCCGACGCCCGACGCCGCGCGCGTCGGCGGAACGCGCCGAAAGCGAGGAGCGTGCCGAGGAGGAGCACGGGACCGCTCCCCACGCCGGACGACCCGCTCAGGGGGCCACCCACCGTCGAGGCGCCGCACCCGGGTCCGCCGAGGAAGTAGACGATGAGCGCGTCGGCGATGTGCGTGGCCTCGAAGCGCGCCACCTCGGCGTTGCCGACGAGGAGGTTCGCGCCGCCCGCGGTCTTCTCGCTGAAACCCTTCTGCGTCAGCTCGGCGATCGCCTCGTTGGGCAGAAACTGCCCCGTGTATCCGTCTCCGTCCTGCTGCAGGTCGGCGGCCCGACGTGCGCAGGAGATGCCCGAGACGCCGCCGGTGGTGAAGACGTTGCTCACCACGAGCCCCTTGGCGCCGAGCGCCGCGGCCGTCACGCGAAACTTGGTCTTGAAGCCGTTCAGCCCGTCGGGAAAGAGGGCCTTCATGTCGCTCAGCACCGGCTGCGCGGGACCGGCGAAGACCTTGGTCACCGGCTGCCCCGACTGGAGCTGCGCCTCGACGGTCACCTCGTCGTCGGGGGCGAAGGGGACGGCCTCCGGCTGGTTGCTCGCCTTCTCGGCCTTCAGCTGATAATTGTCCGCCACGAGCGAGGCGCTGAGCTGGTAGCCCGACTGCTTGGCCTTGACGGTGAACTTCTTGACCTGCGCCTCCGGGTCGCTCGACCACTTGGTCACGTTCTCGTAGGCCACGCAGTACGCGCCGAGCTGACGGAACTTGCCGCGCAGCTCCTTCGAGGCGTAGCGGAAGGCGCCATAGACGCTGGTCTTGCCCTTGGTGAAGACCCCGCCCGACTCGGTCATGGAGGTCACGGCCCCGAGCGCCACGGGGTTCGTCTGAAGCTGCATGGCGGTGGACGGCGTGGGGCCCGCGTCGCCGCCTCCCCCGCCGTCACCGGGGGCGCTGCTCCCGTCGGCCTTCGGTGGTGCGCCCGAGTCCACCGTCGGAGAGCCGCCGGCGTCGGCGGTCGTGCCGCCGTTCGAACTGCACGCGGCGAGCAGCAGCGCGGTAGCCATCACGTTCACCCACGCACACCCCAAGGTCCGCATCGTCTTCCTCCAGGCTAGATAGATAGGACGCGCAGGATAGCACGCTGCGCCGAGCCGTCGAACGGCTGCGGCGCGAGTGCTATGCTCCGACGCGTGCTGCGCCTCTTGCTTCTTGTCGGACTCGCCTCGTGCGACGCGGGCGAGGAGACCCGTCTCGCGCACCGCTCTTTGCCTATCGTGAACGGTGTGCTCGACCGCAGCGTTCACGCGGTCGGTACCCTCCCGGGGTGTACGGCCACCCTCGCCGGACGGCGGCTCGCGCTCACCGCCGCGCATTGCGTGAAGACGGGCGAGCGTGTCGCGGTCACCTTCGAGGGCTGGCAGGGTCTGGCCCACGCCGAGCGCCACCCCGCCTACGACTTTCGCGCGCTCACCTACGACCTCGCGCTCCTCAGGCTCCTAGAGCCCGCACCCGCATCGATCGAGCCCCTCGCGCTGGCCTTCGTGGTCCCTGCGGCCGGCCAGACCGTCACCCTCCTCGGCCACGGGATCACCGCCGAGGACCGGACGGACGGGGCCCTCCGTCGGCGGGCGACGAGCCGCGTGGCAGCCGTCTCGCCGCTCCGCTTCGTTCTCGGGGGAGACGCGCCCGGTCTCGGGCAGAGCTGCTACGGCGACTCGGGCGGGCCCGTGCTCGACGAGGGGGGCGACGTCATCGGGCTCGTCTCCGGAAGCCTCCCCCCCTGCGGACGCAGCACCGACGTCACCCGGCTGGACGCGGCGGAGGCCTGGCTCCGAGAGGCCGGAGCGGGTGAGCTCCTCCTGGCAAACGCAGCGGGGTGTGCGGTGGCCGGTTCGTCGAGGCCGCCGTCTCCCAGCACGAGCTTCCTCGTCGGGATCGGGCTCCTCGCCCGCGCGGCGTGCGGTGCGCTCCGCCGACGCGCGCGGCGTTCTACGCTCCCGGTAGCAGGCAGAGCGCCCCGGGGGCGGCGACGGTCGGGTCCCGCTGCGCCGAGACGGTGGCGAGGGCCGCCATGCGCACCACCGCGTCCACCGAGTCGGCGCGCTGCATGACCTCCACCGGTCGCTCCAGCCCGAGGAGGATCGGCCCCACGACCTCGGCGTGTCCGAGCTGGCTCATCATCTTGTAACAGGACTGCCCCGTGTCGAGGTTCGGGAAGACGAGCGTGTTCGCCGGTCCGGTCAGCCGGCAGAAGGGGTAGAGCCGTCGCTGGAGCTCGAAGTCGAGCGCCACGTCCACCTGCATCTCGCCGTCCACCTCCAGCTCGGGCCGCGCGGCGCGCACGAGCTCCGTGGCGCGCGCCATCTTGCGCGAGCTCGCCTGCGGCGACGAACCGAAGTTGGAGAACGAGATCATCGCGAGGCGCGGCGTCACGCCGAGCTCGGCTACCTTCTCCGCCGTGAGGAGCGCGATCTCCGCCACCTGCTCGGCGGTGGGGTCCACGTTGACGGTGCAATCGGCGAAGAACTTCACCTCGTGCTGCAGGACCAGCATGTGCATGCTGCAGGCCCGCGTGACGCCCGGTCGCAGCCCGATCACCTCGAGGACCGGCCGCAGCGCCTCGGGATAGTGCGTGGTCAGGCCCAGCACCGCGGCGTCCACCTCGAGCTCGCGGAGCATCATCATCGCGTAGTGCGTGCGGCTCGCGCGCAGCCGGTAGTGCGCCTCCTCGAGCGTCACCCCCCGTCGCGCGCGGAGCTCCGAGTAGCGCCGGCAGTACTCCTCGAAGCGCGGGTGCTCCGAGGGGTGCAGGACCTCCACCTTGTTGCCGAACTCGAGCCCGAGGCGAGCCATCTGCTGCTCGACCCGCGAGCGACGGCCGAGGAGGATCGGCCGCGCGAGCCCTTCGTCCACCAGGATGCGCACCGCGCGCAGGATCGTCTCCGACTCCCCCTCGGGGAAGACCACCCACTTGGGCGCCTGCCTCGCCTGCTGGCGGATCTTGCGCATCTCGAGGTGCACGCGCCCGTAGACGCGGTCCTCGAGCTGCAGCCGGTAGGCCTCGAGGTCCACGCGCCGTCGCGCCACGCCGGTCTCCATCGCGGCCTGCGCCACCGCCGGCGCCTCCCAGGTCAGGACGCGCGGGTCGAAGGGCTTGGGGATGATGTAGTCCGGCCCGAAGCGCAGGGTCTGCCCCCCGTAGGCCGCCTGGACGGACGCCGGCACCTCCTCCCGGGCCAGACTCGCGAGCGCGTGCGCCGCGGCGACCATCATCGCCTCGTTGATCTCGCGGGCCTGCACGTCGAGCGCGCCGCGGAAGATGGCCGGGAAGCCGAGCACGTTGTTCACCTGATTCGGGAAGTCGCTGCGCCCGGTGGCCACGATCACGTCGGGGCGCGAGGCGCGGGCCTCCTCGTAGGAGATCTCGGGCGTCGGATTGGCCAGCGCGAAGACGATCGGGCGGTCGGCCATGGACTGGACCATCGCCGGCGTGACCGTGCCCCCGACCGAGTAACCGAGGAAGACGTCCGCCCCCTCGAAGGCCTGGGCCAGGGTCCGCGCGCGCGTGTGGCTCGCGAACTGCGCCTTGTAGGGGTTCATCCCCTCGGCGCGCCCCTCGTAGATCACCCCGGTCGAGTCGCAGAGGATCACGTTCTCCTTCTTCACGCCGAGCGTGACGAAGAAGCGCGTGCAGGCGATGCCGGCCGCGCCCGCGCCCGAGACGACGAGCTTGAGCTCGGACATCGGCTTGCCCTGGAGCTCCGCCGCGTTCAGGAGGGCGGCGCCGCTGATGATCGCGGTGCCGTGCTGGTCGTCATGAAAGACCGGGATGCCCATCCGGCGCTTGAGCTCCTCCTCGATGTAGAAGCACTCGGGGGCCTTGATGTCCTCGAGGTTGATCCCGCCGAAGGTCGGCTCGAGCTTGGCCACGATGTTGATCAGCTCGTCCGGGTCGAGCGAGTCCACCTCCAGATCGAAGACGTCGATGTCGGCGAACTTCTTGAACAGGCACCCCTTGCCCTCCATCACCGGCTTGCCCGCCTGGGCTCCGATCGCGCCGAGGCCGAGGACCGCGGTGCCGTTGCTCACGACGGCCACGAGGTTGCCCTTGGCGGTGTAGGCGAAGGCGAGCTCCGGGTCGCGCTGGATCTCGAGGCAGGGCTGGGCGACGCCGGGCGTGTAGGCCAGCGAGAGGTCGCGCTGGGTGAGGAGCGGCTTGGTCGGGACGACCTGGATCTTTCCCGGGCGCCCGCCCGAGTGGTACGCAAACACGTCTTCGGGGCGAATCATGGCTGCCTCTCGGTAAGGGGTGTGAGAGTTCTAGAAACGTCGTTCAAATAATGCCGAGCCAGGCCTCGAGGGTCTCCGCGGGCCACGCGCCGGGGCTCTCCGGCGTGAGCGCCAGCGCGTCGTCGAGCGGGAAACCGGCGATGGACGGCGCGCGGGGCCCGATCCGGGGCTCGCCGGAGGAGTCCTCCGCGGGCTCCACGACCAGCTCGAAGCGACCGTGATCGAAGGGCCGCCCGGGCGGGGGCGCCACGCGTACGACGCGCTCGCGCAGGCCGCGGCTCTCGAGCTCGAGGGCCCGGTGGATGCAGTACGGGTTGTTCCCGGGGGCGCCGAGGAAGCAGTGCGCGGTCCAGCAGCAGCCGCCGCGGCAGATCTCGGCGTAGTAGCAGTCGCGACAGAAGCCGGAGAGGCTCTCGCGTCCGCGTCGCGCGAGCGCGGCGAACCCCGGCGTCTCGGCGAGCAAGGTGGCGAGGCGCGCGGTGGAAAGCGAGCCCTTGCCGTAACTCTCCGAGGGGAGGGACGAGCAGCCCTTGACGGTACCGTCGGCCTCGATGCCGAGCACCCACTCTCCCGCCTGGCAACCGGTCCAGTGCGCGCCTCGTTCGCCGCCGTAGCGCAGCGCCGCCTCGAAGGGCCCGAAGTAGCCCACGTTGTTGCCGGGGAAGAGCGAGACCCCCGCGGGGGTGAGGATGCGCTGCTTGACCCAGGCGAGCAGCGGAAAGAGCTCGAGCAGCTCGTAGGGTTGCAGGAGGAAGGCCGGTCGGTCGGCGGCGTGCCCCATCGGCACGCTGAGCTGCACCTGCCAGCCGGTGCTGCCCAGGCGTGCGAGGAGCTGCCCGAGCGCGGGGAGCTCGGGGGCCGAGAGCCGGTTGAGCTGCGTGTTGTTCACGAGGGAGAGGCCCCGCCGGACCACGTTCTCGCAGGCGGCGAGCGCTGCCCGAAAGGAGCCCGCGACGCCCCGCTGCGCGTCGTGCGTGCGCGCGAGCCCGTCGAGCGAGATGCAGATCGTGCGTACCCCGGCGTCGGCGGCCTGGCCGACGCGCTCCGCGGTCAGATTGCGCCCCCCCGAGAGGAGACCGCAGATCATCCCTCGCTCGGAGATGGCGCGCGCGATGGTGGGCCAATCGGTTCGTAGATACGCCTCGCCGCCGAGGAGCGTTACTTCCCGGACGCCTACCTCGGCCAGCTGCTCGACGATCGCGAGGCAGGCCTCGGTCGAGAGCTCCGCGGCGCGCCCCTTGCCGGCGCGCGACCCGCAGTGGCGGCAGGCGAGGTCGCAGCGCAGCGTGAGCTCCCAGATGCAGTAGAGCGGGTGCGGCGCAGCGCGATCCGCCTCGGTCGGCGTGCGCGCGAGGCCTTCGGGATCACCGTCGAAGCGGGTGGCTGTGGGTGGTTCGTGCATTGGCTGCGCGATCGACGAAGGCGCAGCATAGCACCGCCCGGGAGCGGAGGGTCAGGGGCGGGGTGAGCGGAGGGTCAGGGGCCGGTGGGCGGCGTGGCGGGCGGGACGCGCTCGCAGATCACCGAATCGCGGGGCGGCTCGACGCACGGGACGTCGTTCCACTTGCCGTGCAGCGACGGATCGTTCTTGTACGCGCCGAACATGATCGCGCACTGCTCGATCCCCTTCGAGTTGTTGGGCTCGCCCGGCGTCCACTTCTTGAACGTGACCGGCTCGCCGCTCGGCCAGGTGAACTCGGACAGGTTCCCCGGCTTGCGCTCGAGGCCGATCCACGCCGACTGCACGAAGAGCGGCATGAGGCTGAAGATGAAATCGTTCTCCGCGGCCGAGCCGATGCTCGCGACCTGCGCCTTGACCTGCGCGCAGATGGCCTTGGCCGTGGCGAAGTCGATCCACTTGTAGCCGAGCATCGAGTAGCAGTGCCCGTTGAAGGGGAACTCCTGCCCCACGCACGGGTTCGGCGGCCCGACGTCCGGCTGCGGCGCGTCGGGGGTGCGGGCGTCGGGGGGCCGCCCGAGGTCGGGGGCGGGCTCGATGGGCGTCTGTACCGGCCGCGCCGCGTCGGGCGTAGCCGGTGGTGGCGGATTCACGCGAGCATCTTGGCGGGGCTTCAGGCGCCCCACCGGGTCCTGCGAGACTTCTCCAGAGATACAGCCAGCCGTCAGCCCGACGAGACTGCATAACACGCCGGCTACCGGCCGCCCTCCGACGAGGCGCGCGGTTGCCATGAAGTGCCACCTCTTGTTTGCAGTGCACTAGAGCACGGCGGTCGGACCCAATGCAAGGCCCGAATGAGGCTTTTGATTACAATATGTTGACCTGAGGCGGGCAACCTGGCCGCGCAGGTCAGCGGTGCTCCCACGCATGTAGGCCGCGCGACGTGGAAGTATGGAGATCTCCTGCGGAGCCCGCACCGCACTCACGGGGTCGGGGTCGCTTCCGGGGCGCAGGCGCGAGAGGCGCGAGAGGCGCGGTAGAGTAGCCTTCGGGCCATGCGCTGCCTCGACGAGAACCAGGCGATCCAGTACGTCGAGGGGCTGCTTCCCGCGGACCAGGACGAGCGCGTCGCGGCGCACCTCGCCGAGTGCGACGACTGCCGCTGGCTCGTGACCTCCGCCGGTGCGGCGGCGCTCGCCGAGGCCTCCTCGGTGGCGGTCACGCTCCAGACCGACGAGGCGCAAGACGACGCCGAGCGCGCGGGGGACGGCCCGCGCGACCGTCGCGGCGAGGTGCTGCACCAGACCTACGTCATCACGCGCTTCATCGGGAAGGGGGCCATGGGAGAGGTCTACGAGGCCTCCCACACGCGGCTCCCCAAGCGCTTCGCGGTGAAGTTCCTCTCGGGACCCGGGGTCGAGAATCGCGACGCCATCGCGCGTATGCGGCGCGAGGCGGAGGTCACGAGCCGCCTCTCGCACCCGCACATCGTGGACGTGGTGGACTTCAACCACTCGGATGACGGCACGCCCTTCATGGTGATGGACCTGCTCGAGGGCGAATCGCTCGCGGAGCGCTTGCGGCGCGAGGGACCGCTGCGCGACCTCGTCGAGGTGGGGGAGATCGTGAGGCAGGTGACCTCGGCGCTCGAGGCCGCGCACCGGCAGGGGGTGATCCACCGCGACCTGAAGCCGAGTCATCTATTTCTGTGTCGACGCGACGCGAGCGGGCCGTGGGTCAAGCTCCTCGACTTCGGCCTCTCGAAGATCCTGCTCGCGCGCGAGGCGCCCGGGGGCTGGAAGGGGCAGCTCACGCGCGTCGGCACGGTGCTCGGCTCCCCCGGCTTCATGTCGCCGGAGCAGGCGCTCGGTCAGTCGGCCGAGGCGGATGCGCGCGCGGACATCTTCTCCCTCGGGGCCACGCTCTACAAGGCGCTCTCCGGCTGCTCGCCCTTCGTCGGGCGCTCGCTCGAGGAGATTCTCGCGCACGTGGCGCACGGGGAGGTGCAGGAGGTCGATAGCTGGCGCGCGATCCCGCGCCCCATCCGGCGGGTCATCTGGCGGGCGCTGCGCAAGGACCCGGCCGCGCGGCAGGCCTCGATGGGCGAGCTGGCGGAGGAGTTCGCCTCCGCCGTGCGCGAGGCGCAAGGGAGAGCCCGAGCGGCGCCGCCCGAGCTGCGGAGCTCGACGGCGTCGCAAGGGCGGCGGGCCCGGCGGGGCTGGGTCCTGGCGCTGGGCGTCGTCGCACTCGGGAGTCTCGGGGCCGTCATGGCGTGGAGGTTCGGCTCGCGTCCCGTCGACGGCGAGAGGTCACCTGGTTCGCGGATCGCGACCGCGACAACGACCGCGACCGCGACCGCGACAACGACCGCGACAACGACAGCGACAGCGACAACGATCACCGACGCGCGGGTGCGAGGGGCCGTCGAGCGGGAGCGACCGGCGGTCTCGGCGGAGAGAACGGTCGAGCCCCGACCGGAGCCGCCCGTGTCTGATCCTTCGCGCGTGCGGGTGCGTACGGCGCGGCGGAGCGCGGTGGTTCGCAGCGCGGTGGGGCAGGCCACCCTGCTCGTGCAAAGCAAGGAGGCCGAGGGGGGAGCGCCCCTCTGGGCGGACGTGTACCTCGACGGCAGGATGGTGGGGCAGACGGCGCTGACCCTGCGCGGCCTCGCCGCGGGAGTCCACCGGGTGGAGCTGCGTCGAGCGGGCTACCGCTCCGCCGCGCGGCGGGTCGTGCTCGAGCCGGGCGAGAACGCGCGCGTACGCTTTGCGCTCGAGCGCGCGTCGGCCGCGAATCAGTAGCTCAGGTCGAGAGAGAGGCC includes:
- a CDS encoding NADP-dependent malic enzyme, which codes for MIRPEDVFAYHSGGRPGKIQVVPTKPLLTQRDLSLAYTPGVAQPCLEIQRDPELAFAYTAKGNLVAVVSNGTAVLGLGAIGAQAGKPVMEGKGCLFKKFADIDVFDLEVDSLDPDELINIVAKLEPTFGGINLEDIKAPECFYIEEELKRRMGIPVFHDDQHGTAIISGAALLNAAELQGKPMSELKLVVSGAGAAGIACTRFFVTLGVKKENVILCDSTGVIYEGRAEGMNPYKAQFASHTRARTLAQAFEGADVFLGYSVGGTVTPAMVQSMADRPIVFALANPTPEISYEEARASRPDVIVATGRSDFPNQVNNVLGFPAIFRGALDVQAREINEAMMVAAAHALASLAREEVPASVQAAYGGQTLRFGPDYIIPKPFDPRVLTWEAPAVAQAAMETGVARRRVDLEAYRLQLEDRVYGRVHLEMRKIRQQARQAPKWVVFPEGESETILRAVRILVDEGLARPILLGRRSRVEQQMARLGLEFGNKVEVLHPSEHPRFEEYCRRYSELRARRGVTLEEAHYRLRASRTHYAMMMLRELEVDAAVLGLTTHYPEALRPVLEVIGLRPGVTRACSMHMLVLQHEVKFFADCTVNVDPTAEQVAEIALLTAEKVAELGVTPRLAMISFSNFGSSPQASSRKMARATELVRAARPELEVDGEMQVDVALDFELQRRLYPFCRLTGPANTLVFPNLDTGQSCYKMMSQLGHAEVVGPILLGLERPVEVMQRADSVDAVVRMAALATVSAQRDPTVAAPGALCLLPGA
- a CDS encoding radical SAM protein; amino-acid sequence: MHEPPTATRFDGDPEGLARTPTEADRAAPHPLYCIWELTLRCDLACRHCGSRAGKGRAAELSTEACLAIVEQLAEVGVREVTLLGGEAYLRTDWPTIARAISERGMICGLLSGGRNLTAERVGQAADAGVRTICISLDGLARTHDAQRGVAGSFRAALAACENVVRRGLSLVNNTQLNRLSAPELPALGQLLARLGSTGWQVQLSVPMGHAADRPAFLLQPYELLELFPLLAWVKQRILTPAGVSLFPGNNVGYFGPFEAALRYGGERGAHWTGCQAGEWVLGIEADGTVKGCSSLPSESYGKGSLSTARLATLLAETPGFAALARRGRESLSGFCRDCYYAEICRGGCCWTAHCFLGAPGNNPYCIHRALELESRGLRERVVRVAPPPGRPFDHGRFELVVEPAEDSSGEPRIGPRAPSIAGFPLDDALALTPESPGAWPAETLEAWLGII
- a CDS encoding C-type lectin domain-containing protein, with the translated sequence MNPPPPATPDAARPVQTPIEPAPDLGRPPDARTPDAPQPDVGPPNPCVGQEFPFNGHCYSMLGYKWIDFATAKAICAQVKAQVASIGSAAENDFIFSLMPLFVQSAWIGLERKPGNLSEFTWPSGEPVTFKKWTPGEPNNSKGIEQCAIMFGAYKNDPSLHGKWNDVPCVEPPRDSVICERVPPATPPTGP
- a CDS encoding protein kinase, which produces MRCLDENQAIQYVEGLLPADQDERVAAHLAECDDCRWLVTSAGAAALAEASSVAVTLQTDEAQDDAERAGDGPRDRRGEVLHQTYVITRFIGKGAMGEVYEASHTRLPKRFAVKFLSGPGVENRDAIARMRREAEVTSRLSHPHIVDVVDFNHSDDGTPFMVMDLLEGESLAERLRREGPLRDLVEVGEIVRQVTSALEAAHRQGVIHRDLKPSHLFLCRRDASGPWVKLLDFGLSKILLAREAPGGWKGQLTRVGTVLGSPGFMSPEQALGQSAEADARADIFSLGATLYKALSGCSPFVGRSLEEILAHVAHGEVQEVDSWRAIPRPIRRVIWRALRKDPAARQASMGELAEEFASAVREAQGRARAAPPELRSSTASQGRRARRGWVLALGVVALGSLGAVMAWRFGSRPVDGERSPGSRIATATTTATATATTTATTTATATTITDARVRGAVERERPAVSAERTVEPRPEPPVSDPSRVRVRTARRSAVVRSAVGQATLLVQSKEAEGGAPLWADVYLDGRMVGQTALTLRGLAAGVHRVELRRAGYRSAARRVVLEPGENARVRFALERASAANQ